ttaaatttattaaattttatttaaggattttaatctatattattttttcaaaaaatttataatatatattttcttatcaaatatACTTATAATTTGctatttttgatttaaattattaataaaactaataattcaaaatcaaaataaatcttgaATCATTGGTTGACTATGATatgatttatgaaaaataatttttgatttttaattatcattcaaaaattattttttataaataaattattaaaaaattagttaagagaaaataataatttaagatttataggttaaaagttaagaaaattttaacttgtaagattttaattcaatttgataacaaatttcttatttaagttaagagttatttttaattaaatataattatgattttttaaaaataaaaagtgaagatttaacttgaaacaaaatttaaaagagaTGTAAAACATAACTTAAATCTAACCTCCAATGAtacttgaaagttgaaacctTAAGacgggaagaaaagaaaagaacgataaaaacaaagatCAGTTGTTCCTCTGGTAAACTACTTCAGGACTACCATGAATTGGTTGCAACAACTCACTAATACAGTTATAATAGCACCGTCACTGCCATCCCGCAACCACCacacaaccaccaccaccaccagcagTCTCCCTTGTACAGAACCAACCTTAAACCACACAAAAGCTTTAACTTCCTCTACTCAAAatcatctctttctctctctaaccaAACCGACTCTCTACCTGTTCAAACCAACCGCCCCTCATTTCTCCAAGAAATAGCCGCTCTCTGTGAAACTGATAACCTCACTACAGCTTTAACTCTTATTCAATCACACTCTCAAAATGCTGCTTTTATTTCATTACAAGCGAAAGAAGCAATTGGTTTATTGCTTCAAGCATGTTGCAACCAAAAAGATATCGAGACTGGTAGACGACTACACAAGTTTGTCTCAGACTCGACCCATTATAGAAATGATTATGTTCTCAATACCCGTCTTATTAAGATGTATGCAATGTGTGGGTCTCCTTTGGATTCTCGCTTTGTGTTTGATACTATGGAGACTAAGAATTTGATTCAGTGGAACGCACTTGTTAGTGGATACACAAGGAATGGACTTTATGGCGATGTAGTTAAAGTGTTTATGGATTTGGTTTCTGATACAGATTTTCAGCCGGATAATTTTACTTTCCCTTCTGTGATCAAGGCTTGTGGTGGGATTTTGGATGTTAGGTTAGGACAGGTTATTCATGGGATGGTGATTAAGATGGGTTTGGTTTTGGATGTGTTTGTGGGCAATGCATTGGTGGGAATGTATGGGAAATGTGGGGTTGTGGATGAGGCGATGAAAGTGTTTGATTTTATGCCCGAGACGAATTTGGTTTCGTGGAATTCCATGATTTGTGCATTTTCTGAAAATGGGTTTTCTAGAGATAGTTTTGATTTGCTGATGGAGATGTTAGGAGAGGAAGGGTTGTTGCCTGATGTAGTGACGGTGGTGACTATATTACCTGTTTGCGCAGGAGAAAGAGAAGTTGATATAGGAATGGGGATTCATGGGTTGGCAGTGAAACTAGGTCTGAGCGAAGAGGTGACGGTGAACAATGCTATGGTATACATGTATTCAAAATGCGGGTACTTGAATGAAGCGCAAATGTCATTTGTAaagaataataacaaaaatgtgGTTTCTTGGAACACCATGATCAGTGCTTTTTCTTTGGAAGGAGATGTCAATGAGGCATTTAATCTCTTGCAGGAAATGCAGATGCAAGGAGAGGAAATGAAAGCTAATGAGGTCACCATTTTGAATGTTTTGCCAGCTTGTCTGGACAAGTTGCAATTGAGGAGCTTGAAAGAACTTCATGGCTATTCATTTAGACATTGTTTTCAACATGAAGAATTGTCCAATGCTTTTAGCCTATGCTAAGTGTGGGGCACTGAATTCTGCTGAGAAAGTCTTTCATGGTATTGGGGACAAGACTGTGAGCTCTTGGAATGCACTTATTGGTGGTCATGCACAGAATGGTGATCCTAGAAAAGCTTTGCATTTGTTATTTCAGATGACATATTCTGGCCAACAACCTGATTGGTTTACCATTAGTAGCCTGCTTTTAGCTTGTGCCCATCTGAAATCCCTGCAATATGGTAAAGAGATTCACGGATATGTACTACGAAATGGACTAGAAACTGATATTTTTGTTGGTACCTCACTTCTGTCCCACTACATTCACTGTGGGAAAGCATCTTCTGCACGTGTATTGTTTGACAGgatgaaagataaaaatttagTATCTTGGAATGCAATGATTTCAGGTTACTCACAAAATGGACTACCATATGAATCCCTGGCTCTATTTCGAAAATCACTTTCTGAGGGAAGGCAATCTCACAAGATTGCCATGGTGAGTGTGTTTGGGGCTTGTTCTCAACTGTCAGCTCTACGGCTGGGAAAAGAAGCTCATGGTTATGTATTAAAAGCCCTGCAAACAGAAGATGCTTTTGTAGGCTGTTCAATCATTGACATGTACGCAAAAAGTGGTTGTATAAAAGAATCTCGCAAGGTTTTTGATGGgttgaaagataaaaacttAGCATCATGGAATGCAATAATTGCAGCACATGGAATTCATGGACATGGAAAAGAGGCCATAGAACTGTACGAAAGAATGAAGAAAGTTGGCCAAATGCCTGGTAGATTTACATATATTGGTATTTTGATGGCATGTGGTCATGCAGGGCTTGTTGAAGAGGGACTGAAATATTTCAAAGAGATGCAAAATTTCAATGTGATTGAACCAAAATTGGAGCATTATGCATGTCTTATTGACATGCTGGGCCGTGCTGGAAGATTGGATGATGCTCTAAGGCTTGTCAATGAGATGCCTGAGGAAGCAGACAATAGAATCTGGAGCTCGCTCCTCAGTTCCTGTAGAACTTTTGGTGCTCTGGAAATTGGAGAGAAAGTTGCTAAGAAGCTACTAGAATTAGAACCAGACAAAGCAGAGAACTACGTGTTACTTTCAAACTTGTATGCTGGATTAGGGAAATGGGATGATGTGCGAAGGGTGAGGCAAATGATGAAAGAGATTGGTCTTCAAAAGGATGCTGGCTGCAGTTGGATTGAGGTTGGAGGGAGAGTTTATAGCTTTGTTGTTGGTGACAGTTTGCAACCAAAATCAGCAGAGATCCGGGTGATATGGAGAAGATTGGAGGAAAGGATCATTGAAATTGGATATAAGCCTAACACAAGTTCTGTGCTGCATGAAGTAGGTGAGGAGGAGAAGATTGACATATTGCGGGGGCATAGTGAAAAACTAGCAATTTCTTTTGGATTGTTAAAGACAACTAAAGGTAGAACCCTGAGGATTTACAAGAATCTACGCATTTGTGCAGATTGTCATAATGCTGCTAAGTTAATATCGAAGGCAGTTGAAAGGGAGATAGTTGTGAGAGACAACAAGCGCTTTCATCATTTTAGAGATGGACTTTGTTCTTGTTGTGATTATTGGTGAAGAGCTGTGAAGAAATTTTTTCATAGCTGCTTGGCTGAGTAAATTATTTCTCAGAGATCCACAACAAAACTACAGGTAAatgttctcttttaattttttattgttactaaATTTTCATTATTCCAGTGGCTTCTGATATTGTTATTCTATCACAATCTCAGTACTTTCAAGAATTCAAGTAGCTCATTAAGAAAAGAAGATTAgcaaagatgaaagaaaaagaatttgacTACATGTTTTTCTTGTGCCCAAGATGCTCCCTGCATAGTGTCTCTGA
The sequence above is drawn from the Populus alba chromosome 15, ASM523922v2, whole genome shotgun sequence genome and encodes:
- the LOC118037339 gene encoding LOW QUALITY PROTEIN: pentatricopeptide repeat-containing protein At1g18485-like (The sequence of the model RefSeq protein was modified relative to this genomic sequence to represent the inferred CDS: inserted 2 bases in 1 codon), whose amino-acid sequence is MYAMCGSPLDSRFVFDTMETKNLIQWNALVSGYTRNGLYGDVVKVFMDLVSDTDFQPDNFTFPSVIKACGGILDVRLGQVIHGMVIKMGLVLDVFVGNALVGMYGKCGVVDEAMKVFDFMPETNLVSWNSMICAFSENGFSRDSFDLLMEMLGEEGLLPDVVTVVTILPVCAGEREVDIGMGIHGLAVKLGLSEEVTVNNAMVYMYSKCGYLNEAQMSFVKNNNKNVVSWNTMISAFSLEGDVNEAFNLLQEMQMQGEEMKANEVTILNVLPACLDKLQLRSLKELHGYSFRHCFQHEELSNAFXAYAKCGALNSAEKVFHGIGDKTVSSWNALIGGHAQNGDPRKALHLLFQMTYSGQQPDWFTISSLLLACAHLKSLQYGKEIHGYVLRNGLETDIFVGTSLLSHYIHCGKASSARVLFDRMKDKNLVSWNAMISGYSQNGLPYESLALFRKSLSEGRQSHKIAMVSVFGACSQLSALRLGKEAHGYVLKALQTEDAFVGCSIIDMYAKSGCIKESRKVFDGLKDKNLASWNAIIAAHGIHGHGKEAIELYERMKKVGQMPGRFTYIGILMACGHAGLVEEGLKYFKEMQNFNVIEPKLEHYACLIDMLGRAGRLDDALRLVNEMPEEADNRIWSSLLSSCRTFGALEIGEKVAKKLLELEPDKAENYVLLSNLYAGLGKWDDVRRVRQMMKEIGLQKDAGCSWIEVGGRVYSFVVGDSLQPKSAEIRVIWRRLEERIIEIGYKPNTSSVLHEVGEEEKIDILRGHSEKLAISFGLLKTTKGRTLRIYKNLRICADCHNAAKLISKAVEREIVVRDNKRFHHFRDGLCSCCDYW